DNA sequence from the Coffea arabica cultivar ET-39 chromosome 11c, Coffea Arabica ET-39 HiFi, whole genome shotgun sequence genome:
ATCTatgtactttgaaaaatcaccaccGATATTAATATAAATTCTATGCATAGGTATCTGTGTACTTTGAAAAATTATGCACGGAGTCGAAGTCACCCTGAAGGTTCAATAGCAGAGGGCTACTTGGCGGAAGAATGTATGACATTCTGTTCCATGTACTTGGACAATATTGAATCAAAGTTGAATCGCCCACCTAGGAACTATGAAGGTGAATATTTAAATAGACAGATTGGCCGTCCCTTAGGAAAAGAAGAGGTCATCTATTTAGATGATGTCTCTTGGGTTCAAGCTCATCGTTATGTTCTTGGAAATCTTGAAACTGTTGATCCTTTTCGCAGGTAAGTTCACAGTTTATCAAACTTAATCAATAACTCATGAATTATTGCTTTCATTAAAGTATTTAATGACTAATGTAGGGACCATAAGCATTTGCTAAAACTGGAAAAACCACGCATGTCGAACTATGAAAGGGAGAAAATTCATAGTGAAACATTTTACAAGTGGTTTAAGAAGCATGTAAGTTTTAAATTTAGTAGTGAATTTAATTGAGCTTCATTTTCATATATTTAATATTCTCTAGAGTTAACATACAATAACAGTTTTTGTTCAAAACTTGTAGGTTGCAGATTTGGAAAAATCTAATAGTTGCCATGATTATTATAAAGAAATTGCTTATTTGGCTGCTGGTCTTGATAAATGGGCAAAAAGCTATTCTGGTTACATTGTTAATGGTTTTCGTTTCCATACTAAGAAGCGTGAGATGAGAAGGCAAACTCAAAATAGTGGTGTATTTGTGAATGCTAGTGCCAATAGTTTCGCTAGTACAAAGGATAAGAACCCTATATCTGGAATTTTAGAATACTATAGGGTCTTAGTGGATATTGTTGAGTTGAGATACTCAAATGACATTAAATTTGTGATGTTCAAGTGTGATTGGGTTGATAATGTCACTGGAATGAAACAAGATGAACACAACTTCACACTTGTTAACTTTGATCATATATTGTACAAGTAAAACACGAAGAATGATGAGCCTTTCATCCTGGCTTCTCAAGCACAGCAAGCTTGGTATGTTCGGGATGCATTGGAACCTGAATGGAATATAGTTGTCAAGATGACCCCTCGAGATCTTTTCATTATTGATCCAGAAATTAACATATGTGAAGATATCCAAGATGAGCATTCTGCTTGGCAACATGTTAATAACAATAATTCTGAGGATAGTAATGTTTCATGGGTTAGGGAAGGTGTTGATGGAGTTATACTTGATGCACAAACTACAAAATCCAAGGCACACATTGCTGAAGTTGATGATGCATTCTTCTCTGATGAGGATAATCTTGGGATTGACAATACGATTGATGATacaagtgatgatgatgatttttttgaTAAAGCCCAACAAGGAGACAAGGCTGATGATTGACTCTAATTTTGGAATATAATCCTACCATTTTGTTATATGAAGTTTAGATATGCCAATATTAGATGAAGTTACTGATTAGTATGAAAAATATTAATTGTGGGATCATTTTCACTGCCTTGGATGTCAATTTATAATTCCTTATGTTCATATTAGTCTCCTTGATAACCTGCATTCTACTTCTTTTTTTAGCAGGTTGGTAATGCTGGATTTACCTTATGTTCAATTTATGATTCCTTATGTTCATATTAGCAAGTTGGTAATGTTGGTTTCATTGGGTTATAGTTCCTTATTATGTATATGTTCTTTGTGTTTGCAGATTTTAGAAACTTAAACTCCAAAAGTAAGATGATACAACACTCTCTTGCTGAATTATGTGATTGGTTTCTGAAAAAAGCCAGTAAAATTAATCATCTTACTTAACTTTGCCTTCAAAAATCAGAAGCTGCTTTTATAGGTTTTCCATGGCACCAAGTAAGAAGGGGCCCCGCAAAGTTGTTGGGCCAATGTCCGGAGCGCATATTGAGTCCACTAATAGTTTGAACCCTGTTTCACAGTCAAGCTCTCAATCTTATCAGACTTGCCCCAATCATTATTCAAAGCCTCCAGCACATAAATTCATTGGGGCAATGCCTGGAATACACATAGACCCTACATCTAGCTCAAACTTTGTTTCTCGGCCTAATTGTCAAGCGAAATCACATGACTccaattcaaattcaaactcaGCTTCTAGCTTTATTTCTGCTTCTCAGTTCAACTCTAAAGCCAATTCACATCAGTTGAACTCCAAGGCTGATTCTCAACTAAATTCCCATCCTAATTCACATATCGGTCAAGGCTTTCATTCTCAACCACTAGTAGACCATCGTGAGCAACCAAATTCCTTTGATAACAATGATTCTAAAGCTGGATCAGGTTCTTCATATGATTCAGAAGACATAGAGGATGTCTTTGATGGTActtttgatgatgatgattgtaacagccccactttcccctaaggcgaaccaaaggggttagcggactgcctgcccaactctcgccaggactacggatcagtttacgtcgatctattacgttccggaacataccattgcgcgcaaacaagtcaaaacacaaaataaaataaaataaaataaaataaaaacgaaaaaaaccgaagccgaaatttatctaaaccatagccaagcatatatatacaacggaaatcaacatttacaaccataatggcatgccaaaaccattcattaaggagtacacattcgatttgcctatcaaaaggaaatgaacccgttatacattagggtttcacttcaagagctatacaaaagacatttacaagctcagtatggcaattgactatccagtccattttcaaaagcaattatatccctgtaaggaaaacaaataacacggaatgagccaaagcccagtggtataccacccaataagcaatcaaagtcatataagaatgaaccttcatttaaagtgcacaaataagcaatgaagcaaaacggtaaaaggatacggtcggctctcaagagcccatttccacgcttgcaatcttgaaccaacctcattgactctccgtcaatgttaaaataccaaaccgtagacaactctttacttccattccttccacccaacataccccaaccgggcccgcactccattcagtaatatttttggtaatactcgagtttaccggaaccaagggtctcattaccacaaggttccccagtacagtccccgtggcaattcaatcttcacgaccaagccctcgccggctcgattcaattgactaccaaacggggttgagctcagtgatacagtaaagtagTAGGACAACCGTCCAAACaacccaattcagtttccatgcatggaattcagtatctcatataacaaatgcagtatttcagtggAACAGTAGATAGCTATGaagaaaatcacaaggggtgagagcggtcaagtacaccctcacctcaatcactttcaataaccaattaagccttcaaggcatcaaatacacatagcacaaagccacattatagcaagtaagtgagtagtatactcaccaagcgagaaagtggtgtttcatataCCGTGGTCACCAATCCGCCGTGAACTACCgccacgccctagaatcacgcaacaaatgcaatgagactcgataacgagtcgtatagcaatgcttaacacaaccccaatagggtttcgtatgcacaaataagcatgatagtaaaccagaaattaagaaagggctttaacttaagccttgataagaaaaccagTTTtgccgtcataatgcggtaatggtacaactctcactaaaaatatcggttgggggtgtaagacccaccgtttcgaagctatggaacagggctacaacaatgtagaaggtcactcaatccagttcttaacacaactaggtcaaatatgccaaatactaacccagaattcctaaaacaggtttgcaaaacacagaaaactgtaatcggtacatctcagtccatacaagtccaaatgccaaaattccaaaggcatatgatagctaagagattcagctacaattcatcagaagacaccaactccaaaatccaaaccaattccagtcaaaatagccaattactatcgcagttttcgcattctgtccaaagcagaacagctacagtaatttcgtcataactcattctacattcatccaaattttacaggcacctcaaacacatcaatacctacaacttcacaccaaatccaaaattgattgtatttaaccacatttcacatccactagagccattttagtccattgcaaatcatcatacaagcccccaacatcaagatcatattaaaccagaaaaaatcccaataaaataaaaacttcaccaaaactcttcaaatcaagaaataaatcacattttcacacactcatgccacttctaagcatcatataaccatcattaaaggtagtagggtgtttcaagcttcacttaccaagaaacaagagagaggaagatgtggagcaccttagtccttcaaacaaagttcaccaaacaacttgctagcactagaaggaaagtttttatggagtgaaatcttgtttatggccttgattgagatgatttgctagtagaaacttgaagattggagaagttttccttcttgcaagagtgagagagagagccggccaaacaagagagaaaaatggtgattttttggtgaattttggatatttaatcccttggtcaaataagtcaagacaatgaatagtaattcttaaaagttcaaccaataagaaaatgacacgtggcaccttattaaatgcattcctatccttcttttctctctcacttcacacactctacttatcccttaacacccgataaattttacacagtatccgaaagttaaccttattggccgaatttttccgaacttttcgcactagtgggtcccacgtccactatttactcttaattttctaaaaattctccaatgctagaaaaatcatcttaaaactataattgctcataaaatccactaagaaaatatttctaagccagaaaatgcagaaaacatgcaattaaggggaaataaaccctaggaaaatattagggtttttacgggttctcacaatgattcaagtgaagaaggtcggttggaaaagaaaagattaccACAAATAGTTTTGAGTCTAGCATTCCTTATTATAAGCTTTGTATAatattcataaaaaaattatatgaatcacaatttcttcttttgtatgtgtatgtgttttttGTACACAGGAGACAATAGTGGTAGAGGACTAGCCAGACGAAGTGCTGGTTAGGGTGGTGGAAAGAAATTGGAGTTAGTTTGGAATGCACGAGGCCAAGTAATTGGTCCTAATGCTACACAGTATATAAGTCAAGTAGGAATCTTAGTAAAGGATGGTAATAAATTACCACTCACGTACACAGATTGGAGGGCCATGCCTGAAGGATCTAAGGAGAGATTTTGGGAAGATATTAAGGTATTTTGACTCACTATCAAAGCTagcaacattttttttctttttatttcatacAATCTTGTAGCTTGTGAATGtttaaacttttgttttgtaatttttgataGAGAAATACAAATATTGATGATACATGCAAGAAAGTACAAATGATAAGGGTCAGCAAATTGTGGAGAAATTGGAAATCAAAAGTCAAGAGCATGTATTTCACTCCTTATAGGAGGCACAGGTCATGGCTATTAGCACACTGTCCTGCAAGAGTTGAGGAGGATCAATGGCCTATTTTGGTTGATTATTGGAGCTCAGAAGATGTCAAGGCATGTATTTATTGTCACATCTCTTTTGCTTTTGAATTAAATTCTAGTGCTCTTATGATTTTGATGTGTTGTTAACTACCTTTTCCTGTTTTGTACATAATTAGAAGCAAAGCAAGATTAATAGCAAGAAtcgaaaaaaacaaaagatgccACATCGAACAGGGCGAAAAGATCATGTGAACCTCAGGGAAGAGGTATAGTAAATTCTAATGCTTTAATTTGTACATTGAATATGTGGCAGCTTCGGATTAAAACTGGAAAAGAGCCTTCGAAACTAGACGTTTTTATTCATTCAagacaaggaaaacaaatggatgagttGACTTCACAAACAATTGTAAGAATAGCTTTTAGTCACTTTTTATTGGTTTTACTTCATAAATAATTCTTTCTTCTGTTTTTCAATTTAGGCAACTATGAATGAGGAAATACAAAAACTGCCAGAGACATCCAGGGATgataattttgtgaaagatATACTCTATGAAAATATTCTTGGACCTGAAAAACCAGGTCGTCTTCGAACTTATGGGGTAGGTGCGACTCCAAAAGACGCGTATAGGATGTCAGATAACATGAATGCTGGACAAAAGAAAGCATTTGAGGATACAGTGAATGAGAAAGTGGAAATCATACGTGGTGAACTACGAGAAGAAATGAATTCGAAATTGGCAGATTTTAAGGAGGAGTTGATTGCTCAATTTGAAGCAAGAATGGTTTGGGATAACTATTTGGTTAAATATTAtagtttttctaatttttttattgttttagttACTATTGATCTTTGTTCCTCCAGAGGGCATCCACATGTGACTTGGCATCACtccaaagaagagaaatgaaTGCAGCAAAACAATCTCAAATTTCGGACTCATTAGAGGTTGTATATTAATTCATACAATTCGATTTTGTGTTCAAACTCTCTGAAATATTAGCAGCTATggccttattttcttttcttcacacTTTGTTGATAATGTAACAGGTTGGTGATAGAATGAACAGGGAAGTTGGAACAAATGATGCTGAAATGTACAAGGAAGTTGGAACAAATGATGCTGAAATAAACAAGtgtgaaatgaataaaaaagtTTCTTCAATTGCTGATATTCTTGAGGTATAGTATGCGTACTTTGAGTTGGTCCTTCTATAGAAGACCAATTTTGCTGAGTTCCttgttgatattgaattgtgcaTGACTTCCTTGTTGATGACTATTTGTGCGTGAGCTCCTTGTTGATATTTAATTGACTAGTCTTTTGTTATACCAGAACCATCatacaaagaagaaaaggagcagGACTACTTGCAAACGACTTGCTTGAGGTACTGGAAAAGTTTCTGGAAATAACTCTATTCTGTCAAGTTTTCCATTGAGTATTTGTATGATTGGGAAGACGAGCTGTTTTTGTTAAGATTTAGCCAGCTATTTATGGGACATAATGTAGTAGAAGTGGTCTTAATTTTCAGTATCTGTGAAAAGGTTGAATTACAAATTCCGTTTCAGTATCTATTGTTATATTAACGTTTTCTTCATGCTTAATGGGCTGGGGTTATATGAGCAGGGGACTAATAGAATACACTTTGTAGCCCTGGACTTGATGGTACATTGGAAGCATGCGGATTGGGAGATATGAAGATGTTTTTGAGAGATGTATGATGAAGTGTTGTACTTTTGAAGACAAGCACATTTTGGAATATATGAAACATCTTGTAATTGGAGCGAACAATATTAAATGATAAAGTTTGTAGAATTTGAGTAAAACAATGTATGGTACTTTATTCTAGTGTATTGTGGAACTATATTTTGTTATAATATTCGATTTTAGGATATTTGAGCATGATAATTATTGTACcatgaaaaaattgatttctgGTCTTTATATTGGTGACTTTTTTGCGACGCAAGTTTTTGTCGCATGACATTGTGGACATTTTGTAGCGCATTTTTTGTGCCGCAAGTAGAGTGGTGACACTCAAATTGGCGTCGCAAATAGTGATGCAAATGCATGCGACATGTTGAAAAATTGTGTCGTTTTCTTTTGTAACGGCTACTTTTGTGGCACAATTTAATTCCGTCGCATTTGTGCTGCAAAAAGGTTTTCGCGGCGGTTTTTGGACTTTTTGCAGCATATTTCTGGCGTCGTGAAAAGTCAGTTTTCTTGTAGTGTATTGACCCCAAGTGACTAAATAACTCAACAGATATTTGATGCCGTCGACGGTTTGATTCTTAGTTAGCAACTTCGCCACCATCGCCATTATTTAAAGCCGCCATCATTCCAGTGCCGCGGACGCCGCGGAGGTTGCAAATCAGCTTAAGGGTCGCCAGGGGATCGAAATCCCAAGCGAGTTGATGGCGTTGGGTAAGGGACTCTAGCGGGGTATTGGGAACCACGtgaaagaaaaaatccaaaCAAGCATTGTCGCTGGAAAGAAAGGTTACCGAGTTGTTTTCGGTGAAGGCCATAGGGGGGGCTGTCGAGGAGGGTGGTGAGGGTGTTAAAGTTGGTGGCCATAAGGTCCATGAAGGGGTCGGATTTGGCGGTCGTAAATCTCTGGTGGGCCGAGGAGAGAACTGGGGTTAGAAGCCATATTGGACGGAGAGATTGTTGAttatgaagaagaagaaaaaagggttTGCGAATATTGGAGAAGGCCGGATGGGGTTTTCATTGTTGCCCTCGGTCAAAGGCTAGTGTTTGCCACACTCTTCgaccaccaacggcattcaAGATTCCgtcaacaattttccttaattgaaagatatttataagtttagggacttaagtgtcctaTTTTAAAATTGAGGGACTGAAGTGGGTTATCGGCCAAAGTTtagggggacaaagtggaattaacccgaaattttattaattggctCATCTGTTACCAGGATAATTTAATATTCCCTCGATCCCATATTTCTCGACGCACTTCAGGAGATATGTTTCTTTATCAGTAGTGTTAAGAAGTTCAAAGTGTTGAGACTAACTTCTGTCTTTAACCTTACTAAGGTGAATGTGACAAAAAATGTGCGGCCGCCAAATGGGAATTGTTGTTAGTGTCCAATATTACGAAAACATGGAGCATACACACTCTTCCCAATTGTATGGGCGTGTGGCTCACGGACTTCTTTTCTTCCCAACCAAAAATAATAGGAAAAGTAAGTAGGGCCAAGATTAGTTTGTTTGTCAGTGATATCCTGCAAAGAAACTATCGCGTCCTTTCATGCTTCCATTGTGCTGTGGTGGCTGCTGCTCACGCGGTAAATTTTGTGAACAAGTTTGAGCCAAAATTGTTTACTATATTTGGTATGTCACAAATCGGGAtataccaaaaaagaaaaatatgacaTTTCAATGAGACAAAGGAAGTAGTGAGTAGCTTTAATGTTGTATGTGATAGTGTGCTTATCGTTGCCTTTAGTCACCTTGTAACTGGAAGGAGCATGAATGCTTCATTTAAGAAAAAGAACTTCCTTCAAAATTGACAACACCATGTTTATAGAACTTTAGAATGATAGATCTAATGTTCATTGATGGCTGTATAAGCCTTTCTGGTTTACTGGCAACTCATTTCTATGTGCTATGGAACATAATTCTTTTATACCATGGGTTGCTTTTTTATTTTGGCTATGTGGTATGGAACATAATTCTTTCCATTGTTGGTCTTATATTTTAATGGACTTTAGGGTATACTAGTAGATATGCTAGGGATTCATATGATATTCTTCTGGCATTTAATAGAATCAGGTGATTATGTTCAGTGTATAATTTTCAAGTTACTCGTCTTCCCTTGCATCCACAGTTTACAAGTATTAAATCCATTAGAAGTTTCTTTTTCTGTGTAATCGAGTACATCTTGACATATGTGAAGGTGTCTGTATGTGTTTGTGTGCAGATATGCTGTATGTTTGAGGAATAGGACCTGAGGAAGAACTATGAAGATgttgattttctttcaattACATAAGCTgggaaattttcttcattttaatgccctctccccccccccccccccccccaacacaacaaaaaaaagaCATTTAACTAGCAGTAGGACATTTCCTTAATTCTTTTCTTAGGTACTCTTCGGTCGAGGAAAGGGCAATAACATTCAGTTGGTTTCAATGCCAAATGGAGGTTATGGAGTATTAGCAACTTTGGAAGGAAATAAGGAGCTGTAAGTCCATAAACAGTTTTTGCGTGAAGTCATGCACCCTTGACGGCTTGCACTGGCATTTGATAAGTTCATATTGAACCTTGAATTTCTCTCACTAATTTTGT
Encoded proteins:
- the LOC113715906 gene encoding uncharacterized protein; this translates as MPEGSKERFWEDIKRNTNIDDTCKKVQMIRVSKLWRNWKSKVKSMYFTPYRRHRSWLLAHCPARVEEDQWPILVDYWSSEDVKKQSKINSKNRKKQKMPHRTGRKDHVNLREELRIKTGKEPSKLDVFIHSRQGKQMDELTSQTIATMNEEIQKLPETSRDDNFVKDILYENILGPEKPGRLRTYGVGATPKDAYRMSDNMNAGQKKAFEDTVNEKVEIIRGELREEMNSKLADFKEELIAQFEARMRASTCDLASLQRREMNAAKQSQISDSLEVGDRMNREVGTNDAEMYKEVGTNDAEINKCEMNKKVSSIADILENHHTKKKRSRTTCKRLA